CTGAGGAATGCCCTCTGGCTATCACAGTGCTGATTCTACAGAACATTGTGGGTTTGATCATCAATGCAGTCATGTTGGGCTGCATTTTCATGAAAACAGCCCAAGCTCACCGAAGGGCGGAAACCTTGATTTTCAGCCGCCATGCGGTAATCGCCGTCCGAAATGGCAAACTGTGTTTCATGTTCCGCGTGGGGGACCTAAGGAAAAGCATGATCATCAGTGCCTCTGTGCGCATCCAAGTGGTCAAGAAAACCACTACCCCAGAAGGCGAGGTGGTACCTATTCACCAACTGGACATTCCTGTTGACAACCCACTTGAGAGTAATAACATTTTCCTGGTGGCCCCTCTGATCATCTGCCATGTGATTGACAAGCGCAGCCCCTTGTACGATATCTCGGCCACTGACCTGGCCAACCAAGACCTGGAGGTCATCGTGATTCTAGAAGGAGTGGTCGAAACTACTGGCATTACTACACAAGCTAGAACCTCGTACATCGCCGAGGAGATCCAGTGGGGCCATCGCTTCGTGTCCATCGTGACCGAGGAGGAAGGTGTGTATTCTGTGGATTACTCCAAATTCGGCAACACCGTAAAAGTAGCTGCTCCAAGGTGCAGTGCCCGAGAGCTGGATGAGAAGCCTTCCATCCTTATCCAGACCCTCCAGAAGAGTGAATTGTCCCATCAGAATTCTCTACGGAAGCGCAATTCCATGAGAAGAAACAATTCCATGAGGAGGAACAATTCCATCCGCCGGAACAATTCTTCCCTCATGGTGCCCAAGGTGCAGTTTATGACTCCCGAGGGAAATCAGAACACTTCCGAATCCTGACAGCAAGACAACCCCCAGAAAGTCTTTGATCCGCTGTTGAAGAGTTTCTGCAGGGCATGGACAGATTGCACTGGAGCTGAAACACAATAATTTGTCCTTGTTTATCTTATTACACTAAATGATATGCATATTCCAACAGCAGCACTTTCTGTGTCAATAAATGGTAACTCACAAGGTGGAGGGTTCCTGTCTTACACTTGCTTCACCCTTGCAATATCACCCTATCACCCTAAGTGATAGGCTTAGGTTATACAGAGGAAATGCTCTCATTTCTGTCCATTTGAAACACAGGAATTACAAGAATAGTAATAGACCTTGAATACAAAAGCGGGTCAAGAAATGATACTGCTTGAAATGCTTAATGGGTGACATCACAGATGTCTGTTTCTATGGTtcaccctggaaaagggatagaatGGACAAGATGACCCCAAACTATGTTTTTCCtacctccctttccctctctttttaaaactacACCAGGTACAAAGCTTGAGGCAAAAACTGCTTGattccttttttgcttttttatttattttgctgattaatttttaaatattggatTTTATTTGTTCCTCAAATTATATATTATGAGGAGAAATAGTATTGGGAAAATTGCACTAAAATGTTAGGCAGGAACATCTGTGAAATTGGAAAACAACAACTGAGTTCAGTTCTAATCATGAACATAATTCCTACATGAACATAATGGAATCTAACTAGAAACCAAAATTCCTATTCTGTCAAATCAGCTTATTGCAGTGTAAGGCTTAATGTTTCAAAGCTAGAAATCACCCCACAATATGACTGATGAATGAAAGTTCCTGTTAACTTCTCATTCAGGGTCTTGAAAACATGAACAGAAACTTGCtaatttatttttggattttcCACAGAAAAACTGCTTAGTTCTAATCACTTCTACGTGGATTCTGTTCACTCACTTGGTTCTTCACAGTGACCTCCAGAGGTTTCTTTGCCCCCTTCATGGCCACCTGTTGGCAGAACCAGGCAAAGAGCTTTGGAGAACAGCTAAGAACATTCCTGTCTCACTTAGGACTGAATTCCCCAAAGGGACATCTACTTCTTTTGGCTTCTCACTTCTTAAGAGCCTCCATTATagtgaatattttattaaaatattttctttgaattcaCTGTAGTTTTGCAGCTTCTCTTTCACAAAATTATCCCTAATGAAAgctcaaggaaaaaaaacactCATTTTTAGAGTTATATGAAAGAGACATCACACAGTGTTGATACTCACCTCTGAGGGTCCTCTCTTTGCGACCTGTTATTCCAAAGgaactatgtttttaaaatttcatgttgaTTTCATTTCATTCCAAGTTTTAGAAtgttctatgggcttccctggtggctcagacggcaaagattCTTCCTATAATGTAGgaaacctggat
This region of Ovis canadensis isolate MfBH-ARS-UI-01 breed Bighorn chromosome 3, ARS-UI_OviCan_v2, whole genome shotgun sequence genomic DNA includes:
- the KCNJ8 gene encoding ATP-sensitive inward rectifier potassium channel 8 — its product is MLARKSIIPEEYVLARIAAENLRKPRIRDRLPKARFIAKSGACNLAHKNIREQGRFLQDIFTTLVDLKWRHTLVIFTMSFLCSWLLFAIMWWLVAFAHGDIYAYMEKSGMEKSGLESTVCVTNVRSFTSAFLFSIEVQVTIGFGGRMMTEECPLAITVLILQNIVGLIINAVMLGCIFMKTAQAHRRAETLIFSRHAVIAVRNGKLCFMFRVGDLRKSMIISASVRIQVVKKTTTPEGEVVPIHQLDIPVDNPLESNNIFLVAPLIICHVIDKRSPLYDISATDLANQDLEVIVILEGVVETTGITTQARTSYIAEEIQWGHRFVSIVTEEEGVYSVDYSKFGNTVKVAAPRCSARELDEKPSILIQTLQKSELSHQNSLRKRNSMRRNNSMRRNNSIRRNNSSLMVPKVQFMTPEGNQNTSES